TCAATTCGCTTTCTCGTTCTAGGATGAATTGGAAAGACTATTCTCTTGTCCTTCACAATCATGTTGAGTTGTTTGAGAATCTCCTCTAGCCTATACCTATTATCTGTATTGAAGTCTCTATGAATTGTCACAACAACGTATCCATTTTCTTCAAGGTCGAGTTGCTCTGACAAAGAATAATCGAATTGTTTCTCCATCTTCAAGTATAGGTCGTACATCACGTCGCCAGTAAACCAAACCCCTTTTTCCATTCCCTCTTTCTTAAGGTTTTTCACCGCCGTCTGTGATGGACAGAACAAGATGCTAGAAATTCTATCCGTTAAAACCCTGTTTATTTCTTCAGGCATATCTCTGGGTTCTTGACGCATACCTGCTTCCACATGAGCAACGCGTATCTTCAGCTTCGCAGAAACTAACGCTCCGGCAACAGTTGCATTTGTGTCTCCGTAAACAAGTACAACGTCAGGCTCTTCTTTTATCACAACTTCTTCTAGACGCATCATCGTTAACCCGGTCTGCACAGCGTGACTACCAGAACCAACTCCAAGATTGTAGTCGGGCTCCTTGATTTCTAAGCTATTGAAGAACACTTCTGACATGTTGTAATCATAATGCTGACCCGTATGTATTAGCACGTGTTCAAAACCTGCTTTTCTCAGTTCTTCTCCAACTACCGCTTCTTTAATAAACTGGGGCCTCGCACCCACTATAGTAGCTATCTTCAAGATTCACTCCTGTATTTGTGCTTTGTAAGTACTATTCAAATTTGACTGGTACTCCCTCTCTGGCAGACTTGTAAATTCCGAGAATGATCTCCACAGATTTCTTGCCTTCTTCTCCGTTGACGAACGGTTCTCGATCATCGATAATCGCTCTCGCGAAATCCTTGAAGGCCGTCATATGGCCTGAACCATAGACCGTATCCGGGTCAGGCAAATCCATGAACGGGTGTGACTCCTCGCCTTCGAACTTCCAGGTCT
The window above is part of the Mesotoga sp. BH458_6_3_2_1 genome. Proteins encoded here:
- the wecB gene encoding non-hydrolyzing UDP-N-acetylglucosamine 2-epimerase, whose translation is MKIATIVGARPQFIKEAVVGEELRKAGFEHVLIHTGQHYDYNMSEVFFNSLEIKEPDYNLGVGSGSHAVQTGLTMMRLEEVVIKEEPDVVLVYGDTNATVAGALVSAKLKIRVAHVEAGMRQEPRDMPEEINRVLTDRISSILFCPSQTAVKNLKKEGMEKGVWFTGDVMYDLYLKMEKQFDYSLSEQLDLEENGYVVVTIHRDFNTDNRYRLEEILKQLNMIVKDKRIVFPIHPRTRKRIEGFGLENHLENLDIIDPLDYLSMMGLVKHSWKVITDSGGLQKESYFAGKQAVVIMPDTGWIELVDAGINCLTSPEMIRESLLLIHETKYEKGLYGSGNAAAEIASLLG